In the genome of Segatella copri, one region contains:
- a CDS encoding type II toxin-antitoxin system YafQ family toxin: MKYTVKYSTLFKKSFKKCMKRGCSEGKFRKVISILAETGTLPPEYKPHPLKSNYKGCMECHITSDWLLVWKQNDKELILILTDTGTHSDIFGW; the protein is encoded by the coding sequence ATGAAATATACAGTTAAGTATTCAACTTTGTTTAAAAAGTCATTTAAAAAATGTATGAAACGAGGTTGCTCTGAGGGTAAATTTCGTAAAGTCATTTCTATTTTGGCAGAAACAGGAACTTTACCACCAGAATATAAACCACATCCTTTAAAGTCAAACTATAAAGGGTGTATGGAATGTCATATTACTTCCGATTGGCTTTTAGTTTGGAAACAAAATGATAAAGAATTGATTCTGATTTTAACCGATACAGGTACACATAGTGACATTTTTGGCTGGTAG